The Agromyces mariniharenae genome includes a window with the following:
- a CDS encoding spermidine/putrescine ABC transporter substrate-binding protein, producing the protein MEGSIEARVSHEVDRWLAWLPRWRPGTHRGRVRLCTRCFGSPILAAAGLDVDVPHPVQHAFSMRMKGIIDGAVDDYTARNLPMLHREIRLAEERKARRPYRAGEGLDPEFLGLDLDPEPVPDQPFLFTLTGLEADTAAEANEPAPRPFTPEEKEALREEVRMADEFAKQLGRRICVELAQHRERIGVAVVAYVEPQVEELLADLDRELDAPGWPGMP; encoded by the coding sequence AGGTGGCGGCCCGGCACGCATCGCGGTCGCGTGCGGCTCTGCACGCGCTGCTTCGGATCGCCCATCCTCGCCGCGGCCGGCCTCGACGTCGACGTCCCGCACCCCGTGCAGCACGCGTTCTCGATGCGCATGAAGGGGATCATCGACGGCGCGGTCGACGACTACACCGCGCGCAACCTGCCGATGCTGCACCGCGAGATCCGCCTCGCCGAGGAGCGCAAGGCGCGCCGGCCGTACCGCGCGGGCGAGGGCCTCGACCCCGAGTTCCTCGGGCTCGACCTCGACCCCGAGCCCGTGCCCGACCAGCCGTTCCTGTTCACCCTGACCGGCCTCGAGGCCGACACGGCGGCCGAGGCGAACGAGCCCGCGCCGCGCCCGTTCACGCCCGAGGAGAAGGAGGCGCTGCGCGAGGAGGTGCGCATGGCCGACGAGTTCGCCAAGCAGCTCGGACGACGCATCTGCGTGGAGCTCGCCCAGCACCGCGAGCGGATCGGCGTGGCCGTGGTCGCCTACGTCGAGCCCCAGGTCGAGGAGCTGCTGGCCGACCTCGACCGCGAGCTCGACGCTCCGGGTTGGCCGGGAATGCCCTGA
- the rpsL gene encoding 30S ribosomal protein S12 gives MPTIQQLVRKGRSPKVTKTKAPALKANPQQRGVCTRVYTTTPKKPNSALRKVARVKLSNGTEVTAYIPGEGHNLQEHSMVLVRGGRVKDLPGVRYKIIRGALDTQAVKNRKQARSRYGAKMEKK, from the coding sequence GTGCCAACCATTCAGCAGTTGGTCCGCAAGGGTCGCTCGCCGAAGGTCACCAAGACCAAGGCTCCCGCCCTGAAGGCCAACCCCCAGCAGCGCGGCGTGTGCACGCGTGTGTACACCACCACCCCCAAGAAGCCGAACTCGGCGCTCCGCAAGGTCGCCCGTGTGAAGCTCTCGAACGGCACCGAGGTGACCGCCTACATCCCCGGCGAGGGCCACAACCTGCAGGAGCATTCGATGGTGCTCGTCCGCGGCGGTCGTGTGAAGGACCTCCCCGGCGTGCGCTACAAGATCATCCGCGGCGCGCTCGACACGCAGGCCGTCAAGAACCGCAAGCAGGCTCGTAGCCGCTACGGCGCGAAGATGGAGAAGAAGTAA
- the rpsG gene encoding 30S ribosomal protein S7 codes for MPRKGPAPKRPVVADPVYGSPVVSQLVNKILIDGKKDLAQRIVYEALENVANKSGQDAVATLKKALDNVRPTLEVRSRRVGGSTYQVPVEVKPHRANTLALRWLTSYAKARREKTMTERLTNEILDASNGLGAAVKRREDTHKMAESNRAFAHYRW; via the coding sequence ATGCCTCGCAAGGGACCCGCTCCGAAGCGCCCCGTCGTCGCCGACCCCGTCTACGGCTCGCCGGTCGTCAGCCAGCTCGTCAACAAGATCCTGATCGACGGCAAGAAGGACCTCGCGCAGCGCATCGTCTACGAGGCGCTCGAGAACGTCGCGAACAAGTCCGGCCAGGACGCCGTCGCCACCCTGAAGAAGGCGCTCGACAACGTGCGCCCCACCCTCGAGGTGCGCTCGCGCCGCGTCGGCGGTTCGACCTACCAGGTCCCCGTCGAGGTCAAGCCGCACCGCGCCAACACCCTCGCCCTGCGCTGGCTCACGAGCTACGCGAAGGCCCGCCGCGAGAAGACGATGACCGAGCGTCTCACCAACGAGATCCTCGACGCGTCGAACGGCCTCGGTGCCGCCGTGAAGCGTCGCGAGGACACGCACAAGATGGCCGAGTCGAACCGCGCCTTCGCCCACTACCGCTGGTAG